The Deltaproteobacteria bacterium genome segment TATCGTAAACTTAGTGGTAATGAGATTGGCATCTTGCTTGGCTGGGATTGCATGCAAAATGCACCCCCCAATGCCTTAGTAATTACCAGTATAGTCTCTTCACAATTATTAGGGGTTATGGCGAAATCACTGGGGGTTGCTTATGTCGAAACCTTAACCGGTTTTAAATGGATGGCTAACGCTGCTATAAATCGTAAAGCTCAAGGTGCTTGTTTTTTGTTAGGGTTTGAAGAAGCCTATGGATACACCATTGGTGAATTAGTTCGTGATAAAGATGGAATTTCAGCCATGGTTGCTTTTGCTGAACTAGCAGCTGTATTAGCAAATAAAGGTCAAAGCATTATTGATTTGCTTGAATACATTTGGCGACAATATGGTATTTATGTAACTGAACAGCGCAATATTATTACTGACTATACAACACTTGGTAAAAGTTTAAGAGCTAAACCGCCAACAAATATTGGCAACCATTCAATTATTAACATTATCGATTTACTTTCCCCCAATGAGCAAAACAATATTTATAATTTACCTTGCGATGATGTGCTTATTTACGAGCTTTCAGATGGAACTCGCATTGTTGTACGCCCTTCAGGTACCGAGCCAAAGCTTAAATGCTACTACGAATTACGTGACGAAATTGCAAAATCTGAATCGCTAGAAGTGGCTGAAAAACGTGCTAAACAAAAACTTAAGCTATTAGCTGATAGTCACCAAAATATGTTGCTTAAATTGATAGCTAAGGTTTAATAAAATAATAATTATTGGCGTTGACCAATATGCATTTGCTCGATAGACAATCTTCTCGTATGTCTACTGCATCTTCTTATATTATGACGAACTGGCGTTATAAATCTAACGCTTTAGTGCCTTGGTGTCTGCGCCTCGCTGCCTTACTTTTGCCATTATCTGAAGGGATCACTCAAGGTGCTTTATTAGGCGCTTTATTTTTATCTTGGCTAGCGGGCAGATTACGTATTGGTGATGCTAAACATGCTAGTCTTCCTGCATATCTTGTTACTATTGGTCTAACTGGCTGGGTTATAATGGGCTCTGTAGCCACATTAATAAATGGCATTAGCGTACGTAGTTCAAACTTAAATAAAGCTATTTTATCAGTAGGAATATTACTCGGTATCACCTTAGTAACTAGTATTGATTTACGCGAATATAAACGTCTGCTGGTTTGCTTAATTATTGGTTCAGCAGTAACCGCAAGTTTAGGTCTTTTCCAAACATTGCTAGGCTCATTTCCGCTTGAGCATTTACTTATTAATCCTGAGCGGGGACGCATGGGGCAATTATACATCCCTGGTACTGACTATCGTGCTATGACCGGCACTTTACGCAATCGCACCAAACTTTCTGAAGGGCTAATCTTGGTAATTGCAAGTTTATCAGCAGCTAGTTTATTAGTAATTCAATTACGTGATAAAATAAAACTTAGAATTGCCTTTGTTATAGTGTTAACTACCTTACTATTTACTTTCACTAAAGCGGCGACCGCCTCAGTCATTTTTGCGCTTATGTCTTTAATAATTATTAAAGCCAAACCGCAATGTCGTAAATTTTATTTTACTACATTAGGGTTAGTCTTGATTATATTTACAATATTTGCAGCTATTAGTAGCCACTCACTAACAACTACTGATTTTCTACCGGCAACTGATATGTGGACTACCAGGCGATTTATTTGGAGTCATGCTTTAGCAATAATTCGTGATCATCCTATTATAGGCGTTGGTTTAGGTGCATATTCTAAAGTATCACCGGCTTACTTTGCTGATCCAAATTTAAATTATGCCTTTACCCTCAATACTCATTCACAACACTTAACTGCCTTAGCAGAAACGGGGATTATCGGCTTTTGCTTTTGGATAACCATGTGTCTTGGCATCGGTATGGCTTTGCAACGAGTTTGGCGCTTGCCACTTTCCGGAGCTGCGCAAGCCGCGCGTCACGTGGCGACTTTTTATTTAATAGCAATGGCGCCAATGTCTTTAGTTCACGATATATTATATCATCCGGTTACGGCTCTGTTAGTGTGGGCATGTATTGGTATTATATTAGCTTTAGCAACAACGAATAATCGGCAAATTGAGACTTAATTTATTTACTGTTTAGCCGTTTTACCTATTTCTAGCCCCATTGCTTGACACACTTCTGGCAATAGTTCTTCACTTGTTGCAGTAATTGTCGTTACTCCATTTGAAGCATTAATCGGTTGCGGATCAATAGAAATAATTTTCGCTTGATTATCAATTGCCGCTCTAACAATCAAATCAGTGACACCCACTGAAAATGATGTGCCAATAAAAATTACCGTATCGGCTTTATATGCCGCGCTCCGTACACGTTCAAATTGATAATCATCATGCGAAGTATAATACTCATCAAACCATAAAACGTGTTGGCGTAAAATCGCATTACACAATGGACAACGCGGTAAGTTGGCGTTGCTGGGTTCACGATAAAAATCTTCAAGATCAAATTTTGCCCGTAATAATGAACCTGAAGGTTCAGCATTTTTACACCCTGGGCGAGTACAACGGACCCGATCAGCACTACCATGTACCTTAATCATTTGCTTTGAGCCTGCTTGCTCATGCAAAGTATCAATATTTTGCGTTACTAATAAAAACTCACCGCGCTGTTGTTGCCATTTTTCAAGTTGAGCGATGGCGAAATGTGTTGCATTTGGTTTAACATTAAACACTTTCTCAAAACGCGATAAATACCAACGCCATGACTCTAAAGGCTCTCGCTGAAAAAAATCATATGTCGCCATAGTCATAACATCATGCTTCCAAATGGCGTCTTTATCAGTACCTCTAAATGTTGGTATGCCACTTGCCACACTGACCCCAGCGCCAGTTACAACAAGTAGCAATTCGCTTTGGGGAATTTGTGTTAGTAAATCGACTAATTGTTTAACCTTGGTATCCATCTGATAATTATTTATATTTTGATATAATCGAATTCTAGCTTAAAATTTATCATTGTTATCATTTTAGCTAGTAGATTATTGATTTTTTTAAAATTACGATCTTTGAATAAAAAATCCAAACCTACCTAAGTTCGATATTAAAACACCACTTCTAGTCTTGAGTATTCCATATTTTTTTGCATTATTAATTATTGTTTACCGTTAATTTATCGTCTATCATACGGGTATTAAATTGCTGCACTACTCCTTTTAATAATCGCTCAAGATTATCTTGTATTAATTTTTGCTTATTAAGTAGATTATTTTTACACAATGGATCTGCTAAATAGTTAAATAACCCAGTACTCTTCTTGCCATCCCAATGTAAAACATATTCATCTTGTATTAATTGATAAGTACCATCACTATAATTGCTCACAAAGCGTGATCCCTTGCTATCAAGCAAATCATGGCCAAAAGCTATAAAATCTTTTTTGCTACCGACATAACGCATGATTGTCGGCATAATATCAATTTGTTGCGCTGGTTTTTCATCACGCCCGGTTATACTGCCATCTGGGGTATAGAAAACTAAGGGCACGCGAAAACGCCCAAATAAATTTGAATACTGCGGGCGATAGTGCGCCGAGCCATGATCAGCAGTAATCACGAAAATTGTTTTCTTATACCAAGACATTTGGGCAGCCTTTTTAAAAAACCGTTCTAAGGCATAATCAGTATAATTGATCACTTCTTCAACAGCTTTAGGACCTTTGCGAAACTTGCCTATATAACGCTCAGGGACCTTATATGGATGATGCGATGATAACGAAAATAACGCTGCAAAAAATGGCTGCTTTGCGTCACCTAATGTTTTAGCAAAAAACTGAAAAAACTCCTCGTCCCAAATGCCCCAAGTACCATCATAATCAGCGTTGTTACCATATTCATTCATGCCATAATATTTTTCAAAACCAGCCATATGCACGAAAGACTCTAAACCCATCGAACCATTAGGAGCACCATGAAAAAACATCGTATTATACCCTTGCATTTTTAGTAAGCTAGCAAGGGTATTAATATGGTTAGCTGAATAGTGTGATAAAATAAACGGCTCAACTAAAAATGGAATACTGGCGGTTATCGAGGGCATAGCATCTATGGTTTTACGACCATTGGCAAATGCGTTAGTAAAAGCCAAACCTTGATCCATCAGCGAATCTAAAAACGGGGTGAAGCCTTTATAGGTACCATTTTCAAGATCACGATTTATCCAGCCGCTATGTTCAGCACCAAAACTCTCTAATATAAAAATAACAACATTAGGCGAGGTTGGCGTGCGCCCTGCTTGCGCTTTAAACACTGGATCAAAAACAGCATTAAGTTCATCTTCGCTAGTAAAGTATTGCACTTTAGGCAATGCTGGTTGTCTTATAGTGCGTATAATTGAAAAGGGTGTGTTTAATACTATTGCCATATGATTTGGCTGATCAACATACCTGCCAGCATTAGCATTAGTGATTGGGCGATGATGGCGCGTATACATACCACCGCGGCAACCAATAGAAACTAAAAACGCGGTGACTAACCAAATTAATATTGATGCCGGATAATACTGGGCGTCTCGCAATGGTGCCAAAGAATCTTGGCGAGCATTGGGGCGATATAACAACCAAAGTGCGGCAATCATGGCGAGCCACAATAAAATCAACGGCCAAAAATCAATAATTATATGGCCGGCGAGTTGACCGAGGTTTTGTTCGTGACCAAACTCTTTAAAAATTGAAGCGGTCGTACGTCTAGTAGTGAAACGATAAAAACCAATATCAAAAATATTAAAAAACAGACCTATAGTGTTGGCAATCACAAAGGCCCAACGCATAAAAGCTTGATACTTTGGATGGCTGCGTAATCTAAGCGGCATTAAGCTAGCTTGCAGAAATAATGCGTTAGTATAGCCAACCGCCGAAACGTCAAATACCAAGCCACCCAAGAAAGCTCGGTGCAATTGCGCCCCACTCATGTTAGCGAAAAGCTCGCTATTAACGAGATAAAACACCAAGCGACATGCAGAATATAACAACATCACCAGCGTAAAACGCCAGAGCATGGCAATATAGGCATCTTTTTTAATCATAAGGCCATTGGCAATAGCGCGACTGGGTCAGCTTCTCAAGATGTCAGGCACGAAATGCACTTTTAAAATCTGGATATATCTTTCAAGTGCCTGGTTGGGGTCATTAGCACTCCATACTACCGGGATCAGGCCTTTTCTAATACAAAATCTAGGTGAAAACATGTGTCCCAATTCTGCGATGTTAAATGGATGCATTTGTTTTCACTAACTAGCTTATTTTACAGTGTTTTTTAAGTCGCGAATAAAAATTTTTGGCAACATTTTCAATATATTACCGATAAATCGATAAATCAATAAGCAAAACAGTAAAACAGTTACATAATAAGTGAGCAGATACCGAAATATTTGCAAGGGGTGCAAGCAAAATATAGAGAAAGCATATGATTAAACCTATTGATAATAAACAAGCTTTACCAGAGATTGAGCGCTTGCATAACGCACCCTTAAAAACTCAAGACGAATGTGCAAATCATAATATGGTGATATCTTGTAATTATTATGACTGTTACAAAGAT includes the following:
- a CDS encoding LTA synthase family protein, with the translated sequence MIKKDAYIAMLWRFTLVMLLYSACRLVFYLVNSELFANMSGAQLHRAFLGGLVFDVSAVGYTNALFLQASLMPLRLRSHPKYQAFMRWAFVIANTIGLFFNIFDIGFYRFTTRRTTASIFKEFGHEQNLGQLAGHIIIDFWPLILLWLAMIAALWLLYRPNARQDSLAPLRDAQYYPASILIWLVTAFLVSIGCRGGMYTRHHRPITNANAGRYVDQPNHMAIVLNTPFSIIRTIRQPALPKVQYFTSEDELNAVFDPVFKAQAGRTPTSPNVVIFILESFGAEHSGWINRDLENGTYKGFTPFLDSLMDQGLAFTNAFANGRKTIDAMPSITASIPFLVEPFILSHYSANHINTLASLLKMQGYNTMFFHGAPNGSMGLESFVHMAGFEKYYGMNEYGNNADYDGTWGIWDEEFFQFFAKTLGDAKQPFFAALFSLSSHHPYKVPERYIGKFRKGPKAVEEVINYTDYALERFFKKAAQMSWYKKTIFVITADHGSAHYRPQYSNLFGRFRVPLVFYTPDGSITGRDEKPAQQIDIMPTIMRYVGSKKDFIAFGHDLLDSKGSRFVSNYSDGTYQLIQDEYVLHWDGKKSTGLFNYLADPLCKNNLLNKQKLIQDNLERLLKGVVQQFNTRMIDDKLTVNNN
- a CDS encoding O-antigen ligase family protein; protein product: MHLLDRQSSRMSTASSYIMTNWRYKSNALVPWCLRLAALLLPLSEGITQGALLGALFLSWLAGRLRIGDAKHASLPAYLVTIGLTGWVIMGSVATLINGISVRSSNLNKAILSVGILLGITLVTSIDLREYKRLLVCLIIGSAVTASLGLFQTLLGSFPLEHLLINPERGRMGQLYIPGTDYRAMTGTLRNRTKLSEGLILVIASLSAASLLVIQLRDKIKLRIAFVIVLTTLLFTFTKAATASVIFALMSLIIIKAKPQCRKFYFTTLGLVLIIFTIFAAISSHSLTTTDFLPATDMWTTRRFIWSHALAIIRDHPIIGVGLGAYSKVSPAYFADPNLNYAFTLNTHSQHLTALAETGIIGFCFWITMCLGIGMALQRVWRLPLSGAAQAARHVATFYLIAMAPMSLVHDILYHPVTALLVWACIGIILALATTNNRQIET